Genomic window (uncultured Hyphomonas sp.):
GACGAACCCGGCGGCCGTCGGTGCCTTCGCCGCGGCCTATCCTGACGCGTTCGCGACAATCCAGGCAACGGCGGCTGGTTCAACGTCCCAGCTGCAGCTGCTGCAGTTCTTCCCGCAATTCGTGAATTTCCCGAATGCAGTGGAAAGCGGCTCGACCAATGATGATGACACGACCTACACGCTGCGCCTGGCTTATGACGCAACGGACAATGTGAATGTCTACGCATCCTACGCCACAGGCTTCAAGGCGTCGTCCTGGAACCTGTCGCGCGACAGCCGCCCGACAGCGGCTGGCTATGCCAACCTCGTTGCCGCAGGGCTCAATCCGCCGAACCTGACCACGGGGACCCGCTTTGCAGGTCCGGAAGAATCGGAAGTGTTCGAGATCGGCATGAAAGGCGCCTGGGATACGTTCGCGGTGAACCTCGCCGTCTTCGACCAGAAGATCAAAGGCTTCCAGTCGAACATCTTCACGGGAACCGGCTTTGCGCTGGCGAATGCCGGGGAGCAATCGACTCAGGGTCTTGAAGTCGATGCGACCTGGAACCCGACCGAAAATCTGACGCTCGGCTTTGCCGGTACGTTCCTTGATCCGGTCTATGACAGCTTCAAGAACTCGTCGGCAGGGGACATCTCCGGTGCCAAGCCTGCGGGCATCTCGGAAGTCTCGACCTCTGCGTCTGCGCTCTACACCTTCAATTTCGAAGGCCTGGACGCATTCGTTCGCGGCGACTGGCAGTATGAAGGCCCGTCGACCTATCGCGACGACCCGGCCGAACAGGCCATTATCGCGCAAGAGCGCGAGTACAATCTGTTCAACGCCTCGGTCGGCTTCAAGTCGGAAAGCGGCATCAGCTTTACGTTCTGGGGACGGAACATTTTCGACGAGCAGTACATCATGGCAGCCTTCCCGTCGGTGGCACAGCTCGGGTCGTTCTCCGGCTATCCGAGCCAGCCGGCGACTTATGGCGTCACCGTTCGCAAGACCTTCTAAGACTTGCCGGCAGTACAACAGGAAAAGCCCCGCCAGACCGGCGGGGCTTTTTTGTGCCGGTTGCCGTGGCTGCGCTGGCCATTCTCAGGCGGTGCGTCTAGCCTGACGGCGTGAGTGTTCCGCAAACAAGGCCCGAATCGACCCCGTGACGCGTGTAGCCAGAACGCCTCCCATCATAGAGGCTCCGCCGGCGGTGACCGGCCTCGCCGCTTTCATTGTGCTGGCGCATGCCGTGCGTGTGTTCTCTCCGATCAGCTGGCAGGGACATATGTTGTCTCTCCTCAGCCTGCAGCCCGACCGGTTCTGGGCGTGGGCAGGGCAGGGCGTGCCGGGCGCAGTGCCCTACAGCTCACCCTTGGAGGCGCTGGCGCCGTTCCTGACCGAGGCTTTCCTGCATGATGGGTGGGGCGCAGCGATTCTGAATGCGGCGCTGATCGTGATTTTCGGCCGGCTGGTGCATGCCTCCCTCTCTATAGGAAGGCGTAGCGGCGCGATTCCCTTCCTTATTGTGTTCTCGGTGGCCGTGATGGGCGGGTCTCTCCTGCATCTTCTGACCCAGTATCCGGCCGGTAGCGGGCTGATCGGCGCGTCCGGCGGCGCCAGCGGCCTGTTTGCGGCCTGGGTGCTGATCCAGGAAGGGCGGAGCGGGCAGATCCTGTCGAAGCGATTCCTCGTCGTTTTTCTTTTCTTTGCGGCAGTGAACTTTGCGCTGTGGCTGATGGGGCCGTCTCTTATGGGCGTGCGAATGAGCTGGCAGGCGCACCTGGGCGGCTTCCTCGCAGGGGCGCTGATATTCCAGTTTTACCGGGCCCGGCGGCGCGTTTTGTGATTCTCATCGCGCCTGAGCCGCCTTTATGGTAGCTTTCCGTAACCGCGAGGCCGGTCAACGGCCCGCAAAAACGGAGGACGCGCATGACAATAGACCAGATCCTGAATGACAAAGGGCGCGAAATTATCTCGATCAAGGCCGATTCGAGCCTTTCGGACGCTGCCCGCATGCTGGACGAAAAAAGAATCGGCGCTGTGGTGGCTTTGAGTGACGATGGAGACATCGTCGGCGTGCTTTCCGAGCGGGATATTGTCCGCCATGTTGCCCGGAACGGCGAAGCTGCACTCAAGATTGAGGTCGGAGATGCGATGACTCGCGACGTCATCACCATCGAGTCGACCACAAAAGTTGAAGAAGCGATGCAATTAATGACCGATCGGCGCATCAGACATCTGCCGGTTTTGCGGAATGATCGCCTGATTGGCGTCGTTTCCATCGGCGATCTTGTGAAATGGAAGATCGCCGAGACAGAAGCCGAAGCCGAAGCGATGAAATCGTACCTCTCGGCACAATACTGATTTTTCAAGGCTCTAGCC
Coding sequences:
- a CDS encoding rhomboid family intramembrane serine protease; the encoded protein is MTRVARTPPIIEAPPAVTGLAAFIVLAHAVRVFSPISWQGHMLSLLSLQPDRFWAWAGQGVPGAVPYSSPLEALAPFLTEAFLHDGWGAAILNAALIVIFGRLVHASLSIGRRSGAIPFLIVFSVAVMGGSLLHLLTQYPAGSGLIGASGGASGLFAAWVLIQEGRSGQILSKRFLVVFLFFAAVNFALWLMGPSLMGVRMSWQAHLGGFLAGALIFQFYRARRRVL
- a CDS encoding CBS domain-containing protein is translated as MTIDQILNDKGREIISIKADSSLSDAARMLDEKRIGAVVALSDDGDIVGVLSERDIVRHVARNGEAALKIEVGDAMTRDVITIESTTKVEEAMQLMTDRRIRHLPVLRNDRLIGVVSIGDLVKWKIAETEAEAEAMKSYLSAQY